The window GCTCGCGCCAAGTGATGGAGAGGCGGGTGTGGCATTGGAGGCTTTGCTCAATTGGCAAGCTGACCCATCCTATTCGAATTATGATGTGGAAGTGGCGACCGATTTGGCCTTTACCAATGTGGTAGAATCTGCATCTTTGCCCTTTACCACCTATAAGGCCACAACACTAGAGGCTGAGACCGAATATTTTTGGAGAGTGAGACCCAACAATGGTTGCGGTTCGGGAACTTTTGGAACACCTTTCAGCTTTACCACATCACAGATAAATTGCCGAAATAGAAACGCAACGGATTTACCCATTACCATTTCATCATCTGGAACGCCAACCATTACCACCTCCATCCTGTTTGTGGAAGATTTGCCCATTTCGGATGTCAATGTAAACTTACAGCTAGATCATACCTATTTGGAAGACCTGATCATTACCCTTATCTCTCCTTCGGGAACCGAGGTGACCCTATTATCAAATAATTGCGGAGCGGATAACGATTTGAATGCAGTTTTTGATGATGATGGGGACCCCATTGTTTGTGGAGAAAACCCTGCAATTTCGGGAACAGTTGCGCCGATAGGATTTTTATCATCCCTGAATGGCGAGTCCATATTGGGCGAGTGGGTCTTGGAAATAGAAGATACCGCTGCCAGTGATGGTGGTGCCTTGGTCGATTTTTCCCTGGATATCTGTGTTGAGGGTAGTTATCGACCCGATGCTGATGAGGATGGCGTTTTTGATGATGGTGACGACCTCTGCTTGGGCACGCCAAAAGGTGTTGAGGTGAATACGAATGGCTGCGCGGTATATCGATTTGCTTCCGATAATTTTGAAATTGAAGTGGAAAGCGAAAGCTGCCGTAACAATAATGATGGTTCCATAACCATTACACCTTTGGATACCGCGGTCAACTACACAGCTGTTTTGAACGGTGCCAGTGGTTCGGAATCTTTTGAATTTACCAATTCGCAAACGTTTAGCAATCTGCCTGCGGGAGAGTATTCTTTGTGCATAAGTGGAACGGATGGATTGATAACGTATGAGGAGGTGTGTTTCGATGCTATGCTGACCCAACCCGATGTGCTCGATGTATCGGCATTGCTGGATGCGGGGGTATTGAACCTTGACCTGAACGGGGCTTCGTTTTACAATGTGGAGCTCAATGGTCTGGTTACCCAAACGGAGGCTTCCAAAATTCAACTTCCTTTGGAAAATGGTATCAACACCTTAAAGGTTTTTACCAATTTGCCTTGCCAAGGAAGTTTTGAAAAGTCCTTCTTTTATTCGGAAAGGCCAATTTTGTCACCAAACCCAGTGTATACCGCGACCCAAGTGTACATGGCCGGATTTGAAGGGATTGTGGGAATCCAACTGTTCACTGCCAATGGGAAGTTGGTCCGCACGGAACGCAGAAGGGTATTCGGTGAGGATTTGGAGTTGGATGTGTCCACCTTGCCCAAAGGACTGTATTATTTAGGTCTGGAAAAATCCGGTAAAAAGGAAATGTTTAAACTGATCAAGGAATGATTCGGAAGATAATTTATTTGAGCCTTTTGGCATTATTGGTTTCCTGTGGTGGGGACGATGGACCTCCCCCAGCACCTGAAGGTGCCACTTTGGTTTTCCCTGAAGAAAATTCAGAGTGTACCACGGGAACGGATATCAATCAGACTTCATCCCAGGTCACCTTCAGATGGAATGCGTCCAAAAATACAACTAGGTATACGCTTTCTGTCATCAATTTAAATACCAATTTACCCCAGACCATTTCTACGGCTTCCACTTCAGCAAGTTTAACCATCACCAAGGGAGCCCCTTATGCCTGGTCGGTCACCAGCCAAAACACCGAATCTGATCAGGTAGCATCTAGCGAAACATGGCTTTTTTACAATGCTGGGTCACAGACCACTTATGTTCCTTTTCCTGCACAATTGGAAAGCCCTAGGTCGGGAGCAACGGTCCAGAAGGATATTGCCAACGAAGTAACCTTGGAGTGGGCAGGTGCCGATGTGGACAATGACATCGACTTCTTTGAAGTATTTTTCTCGGAAACCAACCCTCCGGAAACATCGGTCGGGGTAACCAATGCGTCTACCATGGAACTTCCCGTCGGCGTTGAGTCGGGTACGGTGTATTACTGGCAAGTGATCACTACTGATTTGGAAGGGAATGTTTCCAGTTCCAGTGTGTTCGACTTTAAAGTTCTCTAACTTATTTGCCGTTGAATTGATTCATGGTGTTTTTGGCACCAGCGAAGACGAACGATCGCACGAGATCCGCAGATTTTTCCAAACGTTCGGGCATGGATTTTTGTTGGTCATTATCCCATTTGCCCAACACATAATCCACTTGTTGGCCCTTTCCAAAATCCGAACCTACGCCAAATCTAAAACGGTTGTATGTGGTGGTCTGTAGCACATTTTGAATATCCTTCAAACCATTATGGCCGCCATCGCTACCCTTGCCCTTTAAACGAAGCGTTCCAAAAGGAAGGTTGATATCGTCGGTAATGACCAAAAGATTTTCCAGAGGGATACTTTCCTTATCCAGCCAATACTTCACAGCCTTACCGCTTAAGTTCATATAGGTGGACGGCTTTAGGCAGATAAGGCTCCTGCCCTTGTGCTTAAAAGTGCCCACGGCACCAAGTTTGGCACTTTCGAATGCGAAACTCTCCTGTTCGGCCAAAAAATCAAGGACTTTGAACCCGATATTGTGACGGGTGTCCTCGTATTCAGCACCTATGTTTCCAAGACCAACAATCAAAAATTTCTTCATGGGTTCGGTTTCTTGCAATAATGGTTTATGTGAGCCAAAAAGCTGTTTGATAAAATGGAGCATCAGCCAAAATGGATTTGCCCAAAAATACAAAAGCATCCCAAATTTTTACCGAGGCAAAAATGGGATGCTCTTGTGAAAATTGTTGAAGTGCTATTCTGCAGCTTCCGCTTCTGGAGCTTCGCCACCTTCGGTAGCTTCTCCTTCAGCACCTTCTACTCCTTCTTCATCTTCATCTTCAAGCTCTTCATCAACAGAAGTTCTAGAAGCTTTCACCTGAACGATAGCGGTACTATCTGGGTGCAAGAAAGTGTAATCGTCACTTAAAATAGTTTCCACAGCAATGGTCTGACCGATTCTCAATTTGGAAATATCTACAGTGATAAAATCGGGAAGCAATGCAGGCAATGCACGGATGGATAGTTTACGCTTTCTGAAAAGCAAACGTCCACCGTTTCTCACACCAGGAGAGTTTCCTTCCAAACGAACAGGAATTCTCATGGTAATTGGTTTGTCCTCGAACAACTGGTAGAAATCTACGTGTAGGATGTTGTCGGTTACAGGGTGGAATTGAATATCCTGCAATACGGCGTCAAATTTTTGACCATCTTCCAATTCAATTACCGCGGTGTAGGCATTTGGGGTGTACACCAAGTCTTTGAATGCGATTTCATCAGCTGAAAAATGCACTGGTTTATCCCCTCCGTACAGCACGCAAGGGACCTTTCCAGCATTACGTAAGGCTTTGGTAGCAACCTTGCCCACGCTTTCTCTTTGGGATCCTTTGATTGTAATTGACTTCATAATCTGTTATTAATATTTAATTTATGATAAAATTTATCTTCGAAGTGCCAGGCGTTGTCAGCCTGAGCGTAGTCGAAGGCTACATTAAAAATTTTGATGATATTGATGTATTGTGGTGGACCCTGTGCATCACATCGGCAAAGAGATCGGCACACGACAATATCTTTATTTTCTTTTGGCTTTGGTCCACAGGAATGGAATCGGTAACGATCAGTTCTGTTAATTTGGACTCTTGAATGCGCTCATACGCCTTGCCCGAAAGCAATCCATGTGTTGTAACGGCACGTACGCTTTCCGCTCCCCGTTCCATCATCAGGTCGGCCGCTTTTGTAAGTGTTCCGGCCGTGTCGACCATATCATCTACCAAAACCACGTTTTTACCTTGGACATCGCCAATAAGTTCCATGTGGGAAATAACATTTGCTTTCGCTCGTTGCTTGTAACAAATCACCACATCACATTCCAAAGCTTTGGAGTAGGCATAGGCCCTTTTGGAACCTCCCATATCGGGAGATGCAATACAAAGATTGTCCAAGTGCAACCCTTTTAAATAAGGCAAGAAAAGGGTGGATGCAAATAAATGGTCCACGGGCTTTTCAAAAAATCCTTGTATCTGGTCCGCATGGAGATCCATGGTGATGATTCTGGTGGCACCGGCGGTCTCCAGCATTTTGGCGACCAATTTGGCCGCAATGGGAACACGCGGTTTGTCCTTACGGTCTTGTCTTGCCCAACCAAAATAAGGCATAACGGCGGTAATGTGCCTTGCCGAAGCCCTTTTGGCCGCATCGAGCATCAGCAACATTTCCATCAAGTTTTCGGAACTGGGGTTGGTGGAGCCGATAATAAAAATACGCGCTCCCCTAATGGACTCCTCAAAGGAGGGCTGGAACTCTCCATCGCTGTATCTGGAGAATTGAACTTTTCCCAATTCAGCTCCGTAGGAGGCAGCGATTTTGTTGCCCAGCTCAACACTTTGTGTGCAAGCAAATATTTTAGGTTCCGGGACTTGATATGCCATTACAATTTCTTGTTAGCTAGCGTTTTAACGTACTTATAAATAAGGAGGTGCAAATTTAAAAATTAAATTGGGTTGCTAAAGGATAAATCCAAGTATTTTTTGGCGATATATAAAATTATTTTTTTAGCTTTGCACTCGCATTTGAAAATGTGGTACCGATGCCTTGGTGGCGGAATTGGTAGACGCGCTGGATTCAAAATCCAGTTCCTTCGGGAGTGGGGGTTCGATTCCCCCCCAAGGTACAAAAGGGATAAGCCGAGATTTACCTCTCGGCTTTTTTATTTTGGTACAACATAGGTACAACATTTTAAATTCTTCAACTTTAACATTTTGGTTGTGCTTTTTTGGTATCATTTGACCCTATTTCTTGCACTTGTTCAAGTTATACCCAACTCCATCCATGTATTTTAGAGCTTTCAGTCATTAAGACTGGGGGTACCGATCCAACTTCAAAGAGAGCAGAAAGCTACCCTATAAAACGGCTGATAGTCAATATCGATGATGCAGCTCGAAATACTTTGCCGTAGAAAATGATTTTTATGCCCCAAAATTTTGATGATTTGATGACAGATTGATATTAGCCCAGCGTTTATAAGGGTTTAGGCTGTCATCACTTTGTCATCATACTGTCATCAAAATAAAAAATGATGACAGGGACGTTGAAGAAAAAAACAAAAACGATGAAACGATGACAAAATGATGACGGGTGAATAATCAGTATTTATAGGGTCTCCGAGAGGTTTGTCATCAAATCATCAAAATTTCGTTGGAAACGGAACGCAGAGCGAAAGGAACAAATAAATCAAAAGATAAAGCACCCCAAACGACAGGTGTACGGCTATTTGTCCCGACCGCTCTTTGGGGTAAGCCCATGGGAAATGGATTTTGCAAAGAAAGAAGAATAATACCTACCTAGTTACCTAAAGTAGGATATAGTCAATGGTCATGGGGCAAAACCTTAGGTAGGATATATAACATTCATCTTACCTAGAGGTTACCTAACCTACCTAAAGGGTAAGATAGGTAAGTTGAAAAAACATCTGACCTAGCTTAAAAACCCTCGTCATCATTGGGATAGGTAGGAAGGTAGGAGAAATAACAAAACTTGAGACAATGAGAGAAAAAATAGAAACGCCATGGACTGCGAAAAAGCTCGCAACATTGACATCGTTTCCACGCTGCCAAGTTGAGACACTTTCCAGTTCGGAATACGGAAAAAGACTAAGGTATTACAGCAAACGTTCTTCCAAAGCATTTTTCCATTTATAGAAGCCTCTTCCATCTTCGCTATAGTCATGAATTATCCTACTGAAATTTTCTTTTTTGGTTTCCAAAAAAGATTGGCGCCCATTATTACGGATCCAATTCAATTTCTGGTTGATTCGTTCCAATTCTACTTTGAAAAGAGAATGTTCTTTTGGAAGATGCCACACATAGGTGGCCTCTTTGGTATTCAGTGTTTCCAGAATAATGTGATGTTTTTGTTCTCCCTCTACTAGGAAAACGAATGAAAATGGATTTAAAACAAATCTGATTTTCAGTTTTTCATACTGATGCTGTTTTGATAAATATAATAACTGCCTATAGTGGACATAATTGCTGTTTTTCAATAGGCTTTCCAACAGATTATCAGCTGAGCCAAAGAATGATCCTATTGTTCTAGGCACCTCTTCAGTATCTTCATCCTTTCCAAGTTTTACACTCTTAATAAAATGTTGTTCAATAAACTGAAATTTTACACTATCCACTATTTCTTTATTGATACGGTCAATATCATCCGAGGTGGCCAATTGCGAAACAACCGCAGCATCATTAAATCCTATATGGATACGGACCGTAATGAATTTGGAGTTTAAAACCCTAGTGAAATATGGTTTCAATACCTCAAACTCAGGTTGCATTTCTTCATTCTCGATTTCAAATTCAAATGAAGTTCCATTTGGGGATTTATATGAAAAACTGACCATTCCGTAATGAAAATCCAAATTGTTGATAGCAACTTTAATGACCTTGTCGATATCGTTTAGTCT is drawn from Flagellimonas sp. MMG031 and contains these coding sequences:
- the pth gene encoding aminoacyl-tRNA hydrolase, which produces MLHFIKQLFGSHKPLLQETEPMKKFLIVGLGNIGAEYEDTRHNIGFKVLDFLAEQESFAFESAKLGAVGTFKHKGRSLICLKPSTYMNLSGKAVKYWLDKESIPLENLLVITDDINLPFGTLRLKGKGSDGGHNGLKDIQNVLQTTTYNRFRFGVGSDFGKGQQVDYVLGKWDNDQQKSMPERLEKSADLVRSFVFAGAKNTMNQFNGK
- a CDS encoding 50S ribosomal protein L25/general stress protein Ctc, translated to MKSITIKGSQRESVGKVATKALRNAGKVPCVLYGGDKPVHFSADEIAFKDLVYTPNAYTAVIELEDGQKFDAVLQDIQFHPVTDNILHVDFYQLFEDKPITMRIPVRLEGNSPGVRNGGRLLFRKRKLSIRALPALLPDFITVDISKLRIGQTIAVETILSDDYTFLHPDSTAIVQVKASRTSVDEELEDEDEEGVEGAEGEATEGGEAPEAEAAE
- a CDS encoding ribose-phosphate pyrophosphokinase; its protein translation is MAYQVPEPKIFACTQSVELGNKIAASYGAELGKVQFSRYSDGEFQPSFEESIRGARIFIIGSTNPSSENLMEMLLMLDAAKRASARHITAVMPYFGWARQDRKDKPRVPIAAKLVAKMLETAGATRIITMDLHADQIQGFFEKPVDHLFASTLFLPYLKGLHLDNLCIASPDMGGSKRAYAYSKALECDVVICYKQRAKANVISHMELIGDVQGKNVVLVDDMVDTAGTLTKAADLMMERGAESVRAVTTHGLLSGKAYERIQESKLTELIVTDSIPVDQSQKKIKILSCADLFADVMHRVHHNTSISSKFLM